DNA from Acanthochromis polyacanthus isolate Apoly-LR-REF ecotype Palm Island chromosome 7, KAUST_Apoly_ChrSc, whole genome shotgun sequence:
caaaaactgTCTCTCTCCTGTTGAGAAACTGCCTGTTTACAGTCGATTCAAAGCTCAGCAGCAAAACTAGTCGCAAAAACTTGATGCAGGGAGCCGATAACTCCTCTTCTGGCTTGTTTTATTCCAACTATCAGTacacatcacacacaaaaaatgagtttacaatcatataaaacacagaaaagcagtCAGTCCTTAGACATGAGAAGCTGAGGATGTTTGGCACAGTTGCTCAACAATAAGAACGAATAAATCAGCCTCTAAAATAGTCCCTAAAATGATTCATCTGCAGATTTCCGACGGCTTTTTGGCAAAACAAGACGTCTGTGAATGTCACCCCGAGCTGTAGAAAAATTGTAGTTTACTGTTGTCTGACATTTGTATAGACATAATGATTAATcaataacagcaacaacagagAGTTGAATGAAGCTCTGTTCTCTCCAGACTACACATCTATtcaactgatttatttttgttgaacaGAAAAATCAATTGGCAGTTGTTCTTTTAGAGTTAATGAATGATTTATCTCATATTTCAAGAATGAAAGCAAAACGATTGTGTCTTCATCTTTGCAAATTGTCCACTCTGATGATTTGAAGCTGTCCTCTGTTTAACTTCATTGGAAAGTCGATACCTTGAACTGtcagtcagacaaaacaaggctttaaataaaacattttacacttttaatCCTGCGCTCAGGTAGGAAAACGGCGGATTAATTCACGATAAAAACGGTCCTCAGCTTCAGTTTTTCACGTTGCACAATCCTTTTATCGAGGTAGACGTTAAAGCGTGGAGGATAAATTGAAATTCATTGGATTAAAAGGAGCCGATGTAAACGCCATCTGTTACATTACAAGCCGAGGTGTCGGCTTACAGGCTGGCAGGATATAATGTTTCACACATACTGGGAGCTGAGAAAACTACCCCCAGCATTTAGCTTATTTAAGTTAGTTTATTGTTAAAACTGGACCTGTGTTTGCGTTAGTGGACGTGCAGATGGTATATGGAGGTGAGATGATGTGTGTTGAGTGGTAGAGCTGAAGAGGCGCTGCTGTGTTGGTTAAAGGCGGCCTGTTGGCTCAGACGTAAAGCCCGAGCATCTGTCCAGTCGAAGGGGAGAGGAGAGTGAAATAAGCGCACAAACAACTTCACAGCACATGAATTTTACTCACCATCAGTGCAACTAAGTGTCCAGCATTTTTGTGTAGCGGTATAGAGAGCTCAGTTCTACAGttcctcaaaaaaataaatagcaatGACAGACTGCACTATTGGTTGATTTATCGTAGCTAATAATGCGAATTTCTGTCCTAAACTGTAGCCTTGGCTTTGAATTTTTATCTTCAAACACTTCAATTTGTTCTCCGTAGTTTCATTactgtagttttcttttttttaacataaagaTTGAATAAATTGTTTACAGTGTAAGCAGGTATAACTGTGACTCCTGTGCACACCCAAAAAGTGGATTTGTTGTATAAACATAGAATGAATTGCAATATAGTGAAATTTAACTGTATTGATAGAAGCAGAATATTAGCAGAAGTTACAATTGCTGACACCTATTCATTACTAAATGTCTTTTTATATACTTACAACTATATTGCAGCCTGCGAGAGACCCTTTTTGAGTTTGTTCCTCTTGCATTTTTGCCCTTTTTGGACCgtttacagcaaaaatacagcaagCAAACATGGTCGCAGTCAAACTGGGCATGCTGTTAGAGGTTATGCGCCACCTGTTTGCTCTTGATTTTCTCCCATGATGAAATTACAGTGGAgctttgttgctgctgtttccaaATTGCAAGAGGAAAGTTGATGTTTCAGAAGTGATCCAGAGAATAGCACAAGAACCTGAACCCTTTTGAACATCAAGCAGTTTCTCAGTGTTTTATTTGCtctcttcacatttttcactgggATATAAAATCTttcatctctatggaaacaacacaagtgtACCTTGAAATTGAGAGaacacaaaaatgtcttttgtgcagcgTAACACAGTGATAATGCCATgaataagaaaaacaacaaagggaacttgatatttaaaaaatatatttattttatgaaaaactTGAAATCCACATGCACCAATTTTAATTACAGTCCCCATGGGTGTTACAAATGCAGGAAAAATGCTGGCTCTATAATATAGATAGCTTGCTATTTAGAATTGTATCattgtctcctctctgtgtgaattcagcctgcagttcagctgagaagtcaatgaatttttgtcacatgactgtttcaCTCATGACTTCACAGTTGTACCGAGATGCACAAGTGTTGTTTTTCATAGGATGTGGTTCGAGTTAACGGTTGTCTTTTGgtagtttttaaaatttgacatGCAGAatacagtgattttaatgaaatatcatgatCTAGAGTCAGATTTTGGTTTTGGTTGGTTCAGATTTTGTCCAATCAAATGTCATGTCACTCATgtttagttcaaggactgttggaaagttgaaaatgcgATGCTTCCTTCTGTTCTGTTATAacttgctctgataaatggcgtcattttggtgatttattttatttttcttcaaatagAGCCGGTGGATTCTgtagttcagagggttaaagctcCCAACAAAAGGCACATCCAGGTGCTGCTATTTTTCAGTCTTGCTTCCGTATCATTAAACCGTGGTCACCGCAGCCCTGCAGGTTTAGTGCTACAAGCCTCATGACCCACTTGGCTCTCCAGCCAGCTCCACGCCggtctccctcctccctccttgtgCTCACTGACCTGTTATGGATCCTGAAAGGACATTAGCACCCTTTGGTGAGGCTGTCTCAGTGTTCGAGCTGCAAACAAACAAGGTCTGATCCAAGAATTGGATCGCTGAGgtcacaatgaaaacacaagatgacATGTTTACGACGCTTTCTCCTGGACTTTATCACTCGTTTTCTTTTTAAGTCACCTGAAACATGTTTGCCTTTTAAGCCAGTAAACAATCTAATGCAGGTGATTCTTGTTGACGTGTCAGTTTAATAAATGCCTCAAGATATTTGGGATTTTAAACACAATCTCTTCCACTATGAGATAAGCCTGCTTTGGTTCAGTTTGTACACTAAAAATCACTGCTGCTGTCGCCTCTGGGTGTTACGGTGTGTTTGGATAAGACAAAGGAATTACAGAGGCATGAGAGGTCATTAATTTACCTGTCAGGCCTGTGTTGTGCCTGGTAACAATGAAATGGCTCACTGGAAGCAATGAAGTGCCTAAACAACACATTGGTTACCATCTCGTCTCTGTTTATTCATTCCTCCTGCAGAGTGAAGACACAGAGCAACAGATCATCAGGGAAACCTTCCATTTGGTCTCGAAACGAGATGAGAACGTCTGTAATTTCCTAGAAGGAGGAATGTAAGTTGTGAGCTGACTGTGTCTACTTGCCAAAGACGCGGGTTTTAACTGAGGACGTAGTAGGAATTAAACACCCCAGCAGATGCAGCGTTACAGGAATTCATTTCATGCTGTAGTGGAAAACTCAGAGGGCTTTAGGAAAGCCAATCGATAGTAACAGTGTTTGTTTGATGTTCATTTATCATTCATGAACGAGGAACTAGATGTCCTTTTACCTCGTGAAACTCCACTTGCTCGACCGCTCGACACGGTCTGTCTGCTCAAATGATATGAAATTAAAGccacatgagacaaaaaatacaataaaaaactcAAGCAGGATATCACAGTTACCAAACATTCAAAGCTGTGAgaagaatcactttattcacgGTTCCCCTCAAGTGATTACACAGGATTCAGGGCGGGTTACAACATTTCCTGTAACTAAAGAAACACAATCACTGATTATTTTCAATCAAacccagcagcagaccagagaAACACTcatttattacatatatatataattaataaTATCATCACATGTTGGTTTATGTTCGGTCTTATACTTGCATTTGTTGACTAAGGACTGTTGTTTCTTTGAATATGAACTAATTTACTTTATGCTAATTATATCAGGCTATGCTGATGGTAGAGTGCAGGGTTTTTCTATACTTGTATGTGTAAATGGTGAACACTTTCTTTATAACCTCAGTTAGATTGAGCATCTTGAGCTTCAGCGTCCACTTAGAAATCCCAGATCAActttttgtgtccatttccAAAGAACTTTTTCTTGTCTCCTATATTCCAGGCTGATCGGCGGATCAGACTACAAGCTCATCTACAGACACTACGCCACACtctactttgtgttttgtgtcgaCTCCTCAGAGAGTGAACTAGGAATTTTAGACTTAATCCAGGTAAAAGCCTGGAAACTGTCACCATGTTTGGCAATCTGTGTTGttcttggttttgttttcatgttacaaTCAATGGCAAGTCTGTTTTCTTTGCCCCATTTTCAGGTATTTGTGGAAACGCTGGACAAATGCTTTGAGAATGTCTGTGAACTTGACTTAATTTTCCACGTTGACAAGGTAGGACATTTTCACGTGTGACgtaatgtgtttatattattgATTGTGAGCTTTGGAATGCAATCAATCTTTTGTAAAGCCACAAATCAGTCGTAAAATTCTGCCGTAGTCATTATTGCTTCGTGTTATAGTGTCACGCTTACCTGAAGATCTGTCTTGTGCTTTAACACGTTGTGTAACAGTTGTGACATTTGTGGCTTCAAGCAACTTCTTAATACCGGAAATGTTGCAATGTAGAGCTCATTTAGTCTATTCATTATTTAGCAAATTAGTCGGTTAATTACGCGAGTCATTTTCATGCAACAAAAGGCTCTTCCTTATCATAATTGATAGGAAACTGATCGTCTCTGGGTTTCAGGCTTATGCTTTAATGAAACGAgcaaattaaatatataatcTAAAGCTATGGCAGTTTgttactgcatttttatttttttttttttacaattttctgacatttatagaaagctaaatttaataattaattGAGCCAAGAGGTGGCACATTTATTGATCATGGACCAACACTACTATAATTTGGATTTTAGCTGTTATGTTCTTGCAGTAAGTCTTGTCCACTGTCCTTAAATTGCCCCTTGGGgacaaataaaattatttgaattgaattgaattaactTATAATATTAAAATGATTGACCAGTGCATTTTGTGGAAATAGGaataaaatgttctgaaaaGTAATAAAACTGCAATAATCTTCAAGAACCCATATTAAGCTTTTTGTTTTCCCCCCTTATTTACTTTAGTTTGTTATAAAGCTTCTTTGTGCTTGTTTAAAGTCTACAAACTTACAAAGCATGAAGTCCAAGCTAATGAGACTTATTCTATCCCACAGAGAACATTGCTCTATACATGCCTGAAACACCTTGTTAGATGTCCAGCCTTTTTTCCTGTTGCTTATTTATGTCACTATGTAACACTTTCACATAACTGCTTTTGAGCGCGTAGTTTTAGCCGCTCCTTGCAGTTTACTATTATTTCCTCAGTAGCGCTGCCTCTGTTAGGGCAACAGTTCTTTGCATGTACTAATGTATGTGAAATGGCAGTATGTAACCTTTGTTGACTGGCTTTTGTCAGGACGGCTGACCATTTAGAGCAGACTAAGCTTTTTGAGAATATTGTCTTAGAGAGGCTCAGACAGGCTGAGAAGAAGTGCTGCAGTACTGCTGAGCATGAGGAaaaataatgctgttttttttaacaataaggCATGCCAAAGCTACAATTCtaaacctgtaaatgtgcataatatgGGTTCTTGACATGTATAGAAAACAAAGTGTATTAATCAATTGAGAAAATAGTCGGCACACTAATTGATCATGAATCAACATTACTGGAGTTTTGATTGCAGCTGTAACGTTCTTGCAATAAATCTTGTCTGCTGTCTTTAAATATTGATATTAAAATGGCTGATAGGTGGAAATAGGAATAGAATGTGCAAACAATGCTGTCATTTATTAACCTTAAAGAACCCCATATTATGCTCAAAGACAACAAATATTTGGGGACCAAACTGggataaaaaaattaaaataaaaagatggCATTCAACGTCACAAAAGTAACTTtgtaccaaaaaaaaacaacaaatactgaccaaactgtcaaaaataaatactgtttGAGGAGGTATCTCTCgcattgtgatttcattggcaACCCAATACCGTggaaaacctacccaggaattagccTGATCCTTAAACCCTGTGAACGTCATGTTGTTCCCAGGTCCACAACATTCTGGCGGAGATGGTGATGGGCGGGATGGTCCTGGAGACCAACATGAATGAAATCATCACGCAGGTGGACGCCCAGAACAAGATGGAGAAGTCTGAGGTAAGCGTGACCCTGCCAGTTCAGTGTATGTCTGACCTGACTGTACCTCCAAACCCTCTGAGGTATCGTATCCAGTATGCAGGCATGTGTGTATGCTGCACCCTGCATGCGTCTCTCCAGTGACCTTGTGGATGCTCCCTACCTACTCTTGAGTGTTTGTGCTCTTTTTCGGcctctcctcctgctgctgcactgctcTCAACGCAGATCA
Protein-coding regions in this window:
- the ap3s1 gene encoding AP-3 complex subunit sigma-1 isoform X1 encodes the protein MIKAILIFNNHGKPRLSKFYEHYSEDTEQQIIRETFHLVSKRDENVCNFLEGGMLIGGSDYKLIYRHYATLYFVFCVDSSESELGILDLIQVFVETLDKCFENVCELDLIFHVDKVHNILAEMVMGGMVLETNMNEIITQVDAQNKMEKSEAGIAGAPARAVSAVKNMNLPEMPRNINIGDISIKVPNLPSFK
- the ap3s1 gene encoding AP-3 complex subunit sigma-1 isoform X2; the encoded protein is MIKAILIFNNHGKPRLSKFYEHYSEDTEQQIIRETFHLVSKRDENVCNFLEGGMLIGGSDYKLIYRHYATLYFVFCVDSSESELGILDLIQVFVETLDKCFENVCELDLIFHVDKVHNILAEMVMGGMVLETNMNEIITQVDAQNKMEKSETFIFQSTRQDR